The genome window gaagtattatAAAACTTCTACAGTGGGCAAGGGTTCAAACACTAAAAAGTTCAAACTTTATGACCTCACGGATCCTAAAATCCTATTAACCAAACATCCAAGGACAGGCCTTCTTCAGCAGATGATTCTGCGCAGTGATGCACGTTTCCAATTGGTTTTAGGAGTTTCTACTGGATTGATTTTAGAGGCAGCTGAACACTAAAGTGAAACTAAGCGTGGGATATACTCCCTTGAGAGATACTCAGTCACCTTCCTGTCTTCATGAAGCATAGTTGGTCAGACGCTTGGGAAGGGGGAAAATCTTAGAATATATTTCTCTAGACtacatttttcaaaagttataatactaattaaaaaaaaaaatttaactgatgcctcaaaaaaatctaaatgatgTTAAAGGAAGACgaaacaatttcatttatcaAGAAGgagtacagatttttaaaaagtcacaacaCAGTGGTCTAAGAATCAGGGATTCTCTAGAACTGCCCTGGTTCAATATAGCAGTCACTACCCATGTAAAATGTGGCCAGTCGGGATGGAGACGTGTTGTTACTGTGAAATACAGACTGCATTTCAAACACAAGGTacaaaaaacaatgtaaaatactTCATCAATAATGTCTCTGTAACtgattaaacattaaaatgatagTAATAGGAGGCTGGATGAGATGACCAGTGAGACCCCCTTTTAACTCCCAACGCTGTGATTCTACGACAAACACGAGTTTTCCAAGGAcaaaagtaattttcattttggaGGCAGAGGATTATTATTGGATACCGAAGAGTTGAATTACTACTTAGAAATATTATGAGGATGTTCAGAATTAAATTCGGCAGATTTTTAtactcttgtgttttctcttttgaacTTGTAGTGGCTTTATTGGCAGAATCTATCTTCCTAAACTTAAAAACACGATTCCTAGACCATCAGCAACTTAGATAAATTTTCTCTGGTCATGTGCAAGTCTGAATTAAGACTTTGGGGAAGGGGGACTTATCTGAATAAAGGAAACTTATTGGCAAATGCTGTGTTTTAAACCTGTGGAATCAGTGAAGACGTTTcttaacacacagagaaagatccaCATACTCGGGCGATTATTCTTTAGCTCTCTTCTGTGTTTCTTCCAAGAACACTGCTTCTGCCAATATCTATTTACTTAACTTCACTTACAGCAGCATCTGGCACAAAATAAGCACCATGTAAGTGCTTTACTAATTTAACCAATCTAATCCTAACAGCTTTTGAGACAGAGCTGTCTTTTTCTCCCCACTGGCAGGAGGGAACAGGAACCTAGAGTGGCCCAGCGGCCTGTCCCGGGCCACCCAGCAAGTGAAGGGGCAGAGCCTGGGCTCCACTGTGGGCGCATGACTCCACAGGCCTGAAGCTCTAGCCCTTCCCTTGATGTCTCCCCGCCGCATCGTTGCTGcctcccaccaccaccgccaccctGCCTGATGAACTGAATACAGCTTAATGAGTTTGCTAACTTAGATACTTTCAGTAACTGACCTAAAAGAAAGATGCCTGCCAAGAGGAAGAGACCGCTAAAAGAGCCATCACAAACATTCAATTCCGCATACTCACCGCCACATTTGCCTCTTGCTCCGTCTCTGGCACGTAAGGGTAATGGTTATAAAACATATCATTTCgcaccatttttttcctcattctgcAGGGCCCTTCTGTCATCTCCAACATCCATTTGTCTAGATGGGAGCCGATGGGGGGGCCCCACAACCCTCGCTCCCGCAACAGTTCGTACTCGATTTGGCACCACTCTTCTGTCACGTACTTCAGGGCATTTTGCTGACGCTAAGGGGAGGGAGTCCAGGTTGTTTTTCAAGCAAAAGCAGGAGGAATAATCAAAAGTCTACAAATAACTTAAAGCCAAGttaatatttgcaaacaaaatgAGTGCATATCATTTCAGtcaatattataaaagtaaaattatatttatttatggttaCAGGGGCCTATGAATTCTGTGAGAAGGTGTGATTTTTTGTGGGGGCCCAAGTGCTTAACACCAAATAAATGACAGATAGGTACAAGGGCAAGGGTGCGGTACACTTGAACAAAGGACACTGAAGCAAGGACCTGGAAATATTACTTATGAACATATACTGCAATGCTTAGTCCAGTGTAAGTCAATAGATAAACATGGTAATTTAAGGAtgactctctccctcccacccccagtcaCAAAACAAGTACTTGAACATGCATAGGAGAAGATCTAGTCAATCAGAACAAGAAATACTGCCAGTAAATTGGCTTACTCGTTAGCTTGGTAACATTTGCCAAGATTTTAGGTAAAGAATATAAACATGCAGCTCTGATAAAGTACTTGAtgttcatataaaaatgaaagaaaaaacattttcaactGATTACTGGGATAGATTTAAACCATTttacttaaatgaaaatttatgaacTGGTACAACTTCTGGCTATTTATCAAGATGTACAGCAATTTAGCAGATGATTATAAATTGGACTACCTTATCTAATGTTTCATAGAACATAAGTATATAATATCAATCTaagaataaaatctctttatataGTGAAGATTACTGAATGAATAATCTTGAAATTACATGATATCACAGTAGTACTTACATGTtcgggggggagggaaggaggtgaaTCCCCTATAACAACTAGCTAGTGTATGCCCATAAAATATTAGCAGTTAATCATTCAGAAACCTTCAATAGATCTAaatcagccactttggaaacaaaatatttaggatAGTTATGAATTCACCAAGAGGATttcactgaatttatttcttACCAACATAAACACCCAGTgcctataataaaaaattatttagatttaattttttttttaaattttgagagacTTTCAGAGACTTGGATGCATATTTTCACAGTCTCCTTGTTAAGTCCAAAAGAGagggattttcttttattttaatatttattaggaACAACCCATGCAGTATGTATGTCAGTAGTTAATGTCGATGGAATTTGGTTGtgctgattttcagtttgttgttttttaaatgccatcTGCCTCTAGGAAGTCCAGATTTTTCTATCTTAAAACTAGTGACCAAAGTAGCCATTGGCAGCAATAATTAAAAACATCTTCTGACGATGAATGCAGTTCAGCAACTTACTCTTAAAGGCGGTAAAAAAGTATCATGAGAGAGTTCTTTCTCACTTGACGAATGCAAAAGAAACCTTTATTGTGGTTATGAATTCTTACCTCCTGATATTCCTTATATTGTGTGTCTACCAAGTCACGGACAACAGCAATATGTGTAAACATCCACTGAGAAATCTCCTAACAATGGATGGAAAAAGAGTCTTAGTATTTCATGAATTTTCCTAGAAAAATGTTAACTAGGCTTAAAGTAATGCCaagtaaatttattaaaatttcattaaagacACAACtattaagacaaaacaaacaaaacaaaaaactcctaaaGATTAATTATGTGATGAATCTAGAGGAGGCTTTTCTGCTGGACAGAGATCCACATGCTTTCTCCCCCATCTCTATGCTCCTTCCAGAATGGGCTGGCTCCCACAGCTTCTGAGAGTGCCATCAGCACCGCTGGGGATCAACTCAGATGCAGAGAACAGCCAGGAAACCCCAAACCCAATGACTATATGATTTGGAGTTAAGCAGGTTCAGCCACTTCAGCTCAGCACATGTCAACTATAAAAGGCCATTTTGGCCCTGAAGTTCCACTTAGGTCAGTTGAGCCTAGACCTGCCTTGTAACCTGGTATTTCCCTGTGACCGATCCTGCTTCCTTTCTTACCCTTCACAAATACCACAAGGGCACCTGTAAAAATCATCCTGCACCAAATACCCTCTCAGTGTGCTTCCTGGGGAATCCAACCTGACATAGGGAATGAATGACACACACTGTTTCTCTCAGACCCTTCTCACTGCTGCCACTAAGATTCCAGGATGGGAAAGGAAGTATGATGGGGGAGAAATTAATGGAGGTagatgagtttaaaaaaatcaatcacaatATATATGacaagattataaaaaataaaaaaaccattTTGTGCTGGTActgctttaaattttatataatggtTAGCAACAAAATTATTGAAAGTTTggaaaaactgggggaaaaaataacccACTGTATGGTCATGTATCAATAATCTGAATCTCCTGTCCAGTTATGAAGTAGGTCTGCATACACAAGACTCACAATGCAATTTCGTCATAATAAATTGGGAGAAGTTTCCATTACCTGGgttatttttttatctcttctaaaagcaaaaatgcagaaaagttcCACTTCAAATCATGTGCTTATACAGGTTAAGTGTGTTATATAAAACACtacaagtaaatcttaaaataaagatttctaaTAATACATCGATGAAACCAAACAATGTACCTGGGTGGAAAGACTGTGTTTATTAAGACCACTCTCCTTTCGATTCCTTCTCGATCCTGTTAACTTGGAAAGACCAAAGCCACTGCTGACACGGGACAATTTGGATTGTGTGGTGGGCACTAAAGCTTCTCCTCGACTTATGCATTTCTTTTCGTGGGCTATGAAATCAAAAttagattactttaaaatttctccATGTATGGCTCGGCCGCCATCATGAACGACACAGTAACTATCCGGACCAGGAAGTTCATGACCAACCGACTACTTCAGCGCAAACAAATGGTTATTGATGTCCTTCATCCTGGAAAGGCAACAGTACCTAAGACAGAAATTCGGGAAAAACTAGCCAAAATGTACAAGACCACACCAGATGTCATATTTGTATTTGGATTCAGAACCCATTTTGGTGGTGGCAAGACAACTGGCTTTGGCATGATTTATGATTCCTTggattatgcaaagaaaaatgaacccaaacaTAGACTTGCAAGACATGGTCtgtatgagaagaaaaagacctcAAGAAAACAGCGAAAAGAACgcaagaacagaatgaagaaagtcaGGGGGACTgcgaaagccaatgttggtgctGGCAAAAAGTGAGCTGGAGATTGGACAACAGAAGGAGTAAAGATGCTGCAGTGGCTTTATCTTTGGTGATTGTGCAGATTTTTCATGAGAGGATTAATAAactaagaatgttaaaaaaaaaaaaatttctccatgtatttatttgtcttacTTTTAATTCTGAATCCAGGGTACACATCACAATTCTGTAGTCATCAAAAGCAGTTTACATTATAGACACAGACATTCTCTTAGATATTTCACATTTACTTGCTGGTGATCTTGTATTAGCATTATCTGCTTGGCAATTATTATACTAGCTGAACTGACATGTATTTGAAACTTCACAGCTCTACAGTAAACGCAAACTTATTTTACCTGTTCAGTTTCTAAGTTAATAACAATTCACAACTCCCTATCTAAAATATTTGGTGCTGTACATACTCAGGAATTTAGAAGGTTTTGGATTTTATAAGGTGATATGGTACATAACTGTATAGTATATAATACTGAGGATCAATGGCAGTAAACCATAATTGAACAGGTAATATTTCTGCAGCAAAATGTGTGAATATTTACAGTAAGTAGGATAAATATAGATTAGGTTTTGCAACAAGTGATTTTTGAGCACCAAATTCATGAAAAAACCTTAGGTTTTTAGGGCTTTTTGAATTTCAGAATTACAGAGAACAGATTATGGATTCATAACCAAGATGGTGACCAGGGACTGCATCTGTGAGCAATGCATTATCTTCCAAATTCATAGATGCCAGACGTGTAacatattttagattaaaaaagaaaaatctgagaagAAATGCCAAATCTCAACATAGTCATTCTAGAATGAGTGTTGCTTTTCACTTCTGCTGCCGTCATGACATCCTCTGGGgaagtttttaattatatatcTAAAGTGCACCCACAGACTCAGATGCATGTAAATCTGTTAGTCACATGATCTTTGAGGCCTCTCTTACCCAAATGATTCTGCCAGCACTTTAAACCAGCTTCTTCAATGAGCGGCCTTGCTACAGCTATGTCCACGTGACCCCTTTCATTCACAGGTAGGGTGACTTTGAAAAGTTCCTCCAAGGCTTGCTTCTTACTATGAATTAATTCAGTCCAAACTCTGTTGACAGCTTTTATGAGAAGCTGACGCCCTAGGAAatgaaatcaacaacaacaaaaacacaatttATCAAAAACACAATATAAAGGCAGTAATTTTCTTCATGCCTTTCAGCCTTTCATCTAAGAATCTCATCTACAGTacttaaatgtcaaaaaaaaaaaaaatgcttcagatAGTATTAAGTTCAATAACCAAATTAAGCTCAGATAACCAAAAATGTGGTTGGCTActtgaagaacttaaaaaaaaacaaaacaaaaaaaacttcgtCTGTATGCAAGagattgcattttttatttttttatttataaaactggaAATTACATACACATTTCATTGTCTAGCTCTTCTGTATAAGAACCTTGCCCATTTAAAAGTAAGTTTACATCTgactatttaaaataagtttaagatTAAGTTAgttgttctttaatattttgcaaTAGGCAAGAAATAAGTATTACTAAAAGAACATTTACTATTAAACTCCATCTTGCTTTGGACTCCTTGCTAATTGTTCTGACTCCTGCTCTAGACCAATCTTCAGCAAGCGTCAGAGTCACCTGGACCAGATTGCTGGTCTCCACCCACAGAGTTTGTGATTCAGGAGATATGAGTGGGGCCAGAGCATGTgcttttctaacaagttcccaaatGATGCTGATGTTATTGGTCTGAGCACTTTGCTTTGAGAAACAGTGTTCTGAGTTGTCAGTTCCTTGGGGGATGTTCTCAGTGTCTGAGCTTCACAACGTGTTAGTGAAGGACAGAGAATAAATTAATGCttaaatgaaggaaagaacaagTGGTGTACTTCCAAAGGATAAAATCATATGCAAAACTATCACACTGTATGGCTGTGGAGACAAATACTTTTACAGTTATGACTTTTTGACCAATGTGCAAATTAGAAATGAATCCACTGTGAAGATTTTAATGCATAATACTTATAAAAAGCATTGGGAAAActatattaaaagagaaaatgaataaaagagagtAAAAATGGTAGTAGTGATGACCTGTCTCAAGTAATATTTGCACCTCTAATGAGACCTATCTAACACTACCAACAGGTAGCTCTCTTAATGGTAAATGCCACATTAATATTGATACTACTATTTGTGCAAATGTTAGTATCATCAAATCTCCCAGTGTTACCATGAAATGTTAGGGGCTAGCAACATAAGGAGAGCTCCAGCTGGTAGGCTAGTTTATGATGGTGGGCATATTGGCGTATGTTCAGGAGGGACCTATTGGAGCACCGGTTGCCAATACTGGCAGTATCTGAGGTGAGGTTTTTGGGAGGGGACAGAGTCTATCTTAAAAATTGGaaatgaggggtgcttgggtagctcagtcagttaaatgtccaactcttaattttggcttgagtcatgatctcagggtcatgagattgagccctaggtccagctctgcgctgggcatggagcctgcttaagattctctctccctctccccttccctattCCTATGctcatctctgtctcttaaaaaacaattctttttgGCAATGGGGAGAGctgggagaaaaaaggaagaaaacaagtcGAGGTAATTACCTTCACTAATATCTTGGCTGTAACCACCGTCTGGTTCAATGTCAGAGGGGATCATAATGTGCCATGTAGTCATGCGGGCTTCTGCTTCCAGTCCGAATCCATCCACGTTGCTGAAAAATTCCAGTCAGTTTAAACTCTATGAAGGAAATGACTGTAGCTGAAAGCTGTAATGACTAAGTATAACCCTGCAGACACAAGCAAATGCTGGCTCTATCACCAAGTTCCCAAACTGGCAGACAGATACTCAGCAGATGCACAACACAGAACTACTACTTCATCAGGAACATGCCATTTCACAGGGTGATCTCACAAATCCACCTGGCCAAATGTAATGAAACTAAACAACAGCATCAAGATGGGCATCTTAATATTTAAGGTGCTTTTTGGTTTACTATTAACATTTTTACCTTAAAATTACCAGAAGTTCCTAAGAACATTTTCCTCATGGGCCTATGCGCCACCTCCCCCACAGTCTCTCATCCCACCACCCTTCACTCAGTTGCAGGGAGATACTTGTAGTTTCCCCCAAGTGCCATATTCTTTCCTTCCCCGGGCACTCACACAGATGGCTCTCTGTTCCCACATCACTCTTTCTCATCCTCAATGGAGGGCTAACCACCTCAAGCATGCTCAGGTTGTAACTCAGCCGGTGTTTTCTTCCCGTTCGGGGCACCTGTTCCAAGCTCCCAAAGCACCATGCTTCCAGCAGAGCACTTGGCACACCTGACTGTCTGTCTCCCCTCCTAGACTGCACGTTCCAAGACCCTGCCATGGAGTCTTTCTTGCCCACATCTCATCCCAGTGCCTAATTTAATGTCCAGACACTAAATAAGAATCTATCAAAGCAATCATTGGAAAAATCCCAATTTCACCCACTTCATGCAGAGCACTGCATTTATTCattacattcttttctgtttatccCTCTTAACCTCCAACaatgtgtattttgtttatttttaaactttctttttaaattccatatgtgaCATAAGGTGATGAATGCTCAACTTAAAGACatagaaaattaaaggaaaaaaagcccaCAATTTCAGTGCACAAATGTAACccttatcttttctattttctgtgatattttaaaacCGAGactaagaggaaaaagaaatgttactaTCAGAAAAGTAGAGCAAAGAATTTTggtggaaaaatataaaagacaaattcATGGCAGCAAACTGAATGTGAAAAAGTTACCTCCCAACATGCAGATTAATAAGGCAGTGAGCCAGGCAGCTAATGAATTCTTGGTCGTGGTTCCCGGGCCCCAGGATGAGGTTCCTGTTGACCGTCAGCACCCGGAGTGAATCTAGGAGAGCCACCTGCTGTGGAACGGTTTTGTGTGCCCGTGAGAACTGGTACAAGATGGTCCTGTTGAGGCAGTGATACACCGCATCGAGTGACAATCCCTGGGATCTTCGTTTGGACTAAAGATGGGAAAGCAACTATGCTTagtaaaatggacaaaaataaatgGTCTGCTTCACATTCACACATCACATTAGGTCTACTATGTACCAGTGGCCATGCTCAGTATAGGGTGCTAAGTTAAAAACCAAAAAGCTCTTGCTGTGATGAGGATTGGAACCCGAGACACATAAATGTAACTTGACGAGCTGAGAGCCTCATGCCCCAGTGAGGAGAGCCGTTAAGActcacagagcagagaggagtGGCCTGTCTGTCTGAGCATGTGAGGAAGTGCTGTCCAGGGAGAACCTCCTACTACAACTTGTCTGTAAGAATGATCTCTACTCAAAATGACTGGGGAAAACAAATAACCTAAAAGCTTAGTAAAAAACTTCTTTTGATGGTCTAGTCtcgtttcctcacttgtaaacttttctctttggcttaaatacaaatttagctcttaaaaaaaattcttagataaAGAACCTATGCATTGTATGCTAATAACACATGATAACAGCATTTCCTAGTTTCTGCAGTACCTGTTGAATAAGATTAAGCACTTGTGGCAAACCAGGTCCACATTCTTTGGTCAAAGGTaccgcacactcacacacatgtacacacacgcaagcacacacacactcactaaATGACACCTTCAAAGACCTACAATGAACGTTGTGAAAATttcattacaagaagaaaaaattcttttactaTCAACTCTTCTTGTTCTGTAAACCTTTACACACAACTATATCACAGTGTAATGAAAAAAGCCCTATCAAATTGTATCAGCTTAAGGTATTTAAACCAAAAGGAAGCTATCCAGGTATCTGGGTAGCAAAAAGCAACAGCAGTGGGGAGGTCAGTGAGAGCCCACAGTTTGAGAGAACCAGGCAACTTTACAAGGGACAAGTTGGCACAAAGCTATGGATGGGGGAGAAGGATTACAAGTGTAcagtttttattcacttttaataAACTGAGCTTtgtattaaatattaacattatcTTATTAGTTACATTTATTTCCGATAATTTTGACACATAAGGAAAAGTTTTTCAAGGAAAAACATGTACTCTAAAGCCAACAGTGACAATAGATTACCTGTGCAATTAGTTGAATTATAAAATCTATAAGAAGTTTAGATTCTTTGTTGAACATGCCTTGCCAAAGTTTGTCCACCACACGTTGTGTGAAATAAAACACATTGTTGACCAATACCTGGTAGCTTCCTCCACTGGTAATAGGCAGAGATGCATCTTCCCCTAAATTTGAGCcgggggaaaaataaatataagaaaactgcTATCAACCAGCACAAGACCAGATCCTCCAAAAATGAGGCTAATGCAAAATGAGTTTATCTACTACACTTAGAAAGAGGACAACTAGGCTCTTATGTactacattaagaaaattatttatggcCGATAATCCTgataaatgttgaaagaaataatttctgcaGGACAAGAGAGTTATGGATTGAGAGTGTGAAGTCTCATATTGCTTGAGACAGTCTGTGATAAGCAAACAGTTCCTCAACTTAAACTGACAGCGACAGAGGATCTCTGAGAAAAAAGCTGTCAGGTTCTTAGCTTTGAATTGATTCTGCGCAACTAATAACGGGTAAAACACACCATCAGACACAACTCTGCTCTGAATATACCTTCAAGTGCAATGAAGTCATGTAGGAGAGGACCAGAACAACTGTGAAAAGGAAACTACAGTCACTGCTGGTGGGGCCATGGGgcacctctccttccctccatgaTTACCTTCAGTCCTGTTTCTCCTCAAGAAGGTTCCGAAGTGCCTTCCCAAGTGTTTGCTGTGTACACACTACTTCAAGACTAATTCCCCTAACCAAAATGCCCTCCATAAGCCCCTCCTTCATAGAAATTCTGGAGCCCCATTGAGTATATTATTCCTACCTAACTCTAAATTACTCCATTATGTTAAACTCTTCATTTTGTATCTTTATATAGTAAGACGGAGACTGTGCAAATAAGATTCTtaagtgataaaaacaaacacaaagttTGACTTGACAGCATGCTTTGAGAGTTACATGTTAAGCCAATACTAAAGACTTCTTGGCAGACTTActtagcaaaataataataataataataataatttaataggATGGAAGTTCTTTGATTAAAATTATTACTTGGCACTCAAGTAGCCAATATGTTAAATCattacttttccttctcctttaaattctatcattattttatatataaatgttagctCCACTGTAAATTTatcaagttttgtatttttattgtaacCGGATAGGGACATACAGAAAAAACATCTTAATGTGTTTTGAATTTACGTTCTGGAAGCCATCCTAGAGAacaacataggggtgcctgggtggctcagtcagttaaatgtcggactcttgatttcagctcaggtcatgatctcaggatcatgagatcgagccccacacggagccctgtgttgggctctgtgtccAGCTCTGCACTGGATGTGcagcctgttctctctccctttcccttacaAAGAACAATTCTACTCATGGGCATATATCtaataactatatataaatattatatacatatgtggcCCATATGaacaagaatatttatagcagctttatttctaATTGTCTCAACCTAGCAACTACTGAATGT of Mustela nigripes isolate SB6536 chromosome 1, MUSNIG.SB6536, whole genome shotgun sequence contains these proteins:
- the LOC132001035 gene encoding small ribosomal subunit protein eS24 → MNDTVTIRTRKFMTNRLLQRKQMVIDVLHPGKATVPKTEIREKLAKMYKTTPDVIFVFGFRTHFGGGKTTGFGMIYDSLDYAKKNEPKHRLARHGLYEKKKTSRKQRKERKNRMKKVRGTAKANVGAGKK